The Fodinibius salinus genome includes a window with the following:
- a CDS encoding response regulator yields the protein MSSSISEKKILVVEDDMIIALALAQSVKQLGHAVVDKVTSGEGAINAALEHKPDLILMDIKLEKSIDGITAIKEIRKEMEVDVIFITGNSDRHNLTRAEDTNFIDYLVKPVQKNHLRQSFLKAFSETD from the coding sequence ATGAGCAGTTCTATTTCGGAAAAAAAGATACTCGTCGTCGAAGATGATATGATTATCGCACTGGCCCTAGCCCAATCCGTTAAACAATTGGGGCATGCGGTGGTTGATAAGGTAACTTCCGGTGAAGGTGCTATCAATGCAGCTTTAGAGCACAAGCCGGATCTTATTCTGATGGATATCAAACTTGAAAAAAGTATTGATGGTATTACGGCCATAAAAGAAATTAGAAAAGAGATGGAGGTAGATGTCATTTTTATCACCGGCAATTCCGACCGTCACAATTTAACACGGGCTGAGGACACAAATTTCATAGACTACCTCGTGAAACCCGTACAAAAAAATCATCTGCGACAATCCTTTTTAAAAGCGTTCTCAGAAACTGATTAA
- a CDS encoding ZIP family metal transporter yields the protein MESWFLNDWFISLSPIYQSLFGGLFTWGLTALGAAIVFFTRNVNQKVLDAMLGFAAGVMIAASFWSLLAPAIDMATAQGITAWLPAVTGFLMGGLFIRICDAYLPHLHLGFPMEEAEGIPTSWRRATLLVLAITLHNIPEGLAIGVLFGAAASGIEAAGGATVASAVVLAIGIGIQNFPEGTAVSVPLRREGVSVGKSFWYGQLSGVVEPISAVFGAAAVLLVQPILPYALAFAAGAMIYVVVEELIPESQLKGNTDIATLGTMLGFAIMMLLDVALG from the coding sequence ATGGAATCTTGGTTTTTAAATGATTGGTTTATTTCGCTCAGTCCCATTTACCAAAGTTTGTTCGGCGGACTTTTTACCTGGGGATTAACCGCACTGGGCGCAGCTATTGTCTTTTTTACACGCAATGTAAACCAAAAGGTGCTGGATGCCATGCTCGGCTTTGCCGCCGGGGTAATGATTGCTGCTAGTTTTTGGTCGCTGCTTGCCCCCGCTATAGATATGGCCACTGCACAGGGGATAACCGCTTGGTTACCGGCTGTTACAGGATTTCTGATGGGCGGCCTTTTTATTCGAATTTGTGATGCATATCTACCTCATTTACACCTCGGATTTCCTATGGAAGAAGCAGAAGGAATACCAACCTCTTGGAGACGCGCCACTCTTTTAGTCTTGGCTATTACCCTGCACAACATTCCCGAAGGATTAGCTATTGGCGTTCTCTTCGGAGCGGCAGCTTCGGGTATTGAAGCGGCTGGTGGAGCTACCGTAGCAAGTGCCGTTGTACTGGCTATTGGTATTGGCATTCAAAATTTCCCCGAAGGTACAGCCGTCTCGGTCCCCCTTCGGCGCGAAGGAGTTTCAGTAGGTAAAAGTTTTTGGTATGGACAACTCTCAGGCGTAGTAGAACCAATATCTGCAGTCTTTGGGGCAGCAGCAGTATTGCTCGTACAACCCATTCTACCCTATGCCCTGGCTTTTGCAGCAGGGGCTATGATTTATGTAGTCGTTGAAGAACTTATTCCCGAATCCCAGTTAAAAGGAAATACTGATATTGCTACACTGGGAACAATGCTTGGGTTTGCTATTATGATGCTTTTGGATGTAGCATTAGGATAA